The following proteins are encoded in a genomic region of Triticum dicoccoides isolate Atlit2015 ecotype Zavitan chromosome 1B, WEW_v2.0, whole genome shotgun sequence:
- the LOC119322696 gene encoding uncharacterized protein LOC119322696 isoform X1 has translation MPSASASASSRQGCGMWDVCPSATTGRTRWQRASPRAREEMTLQLKGASLPEGLIVVASNFNMSCLKITGGSAPVHRTLWWCIRRWRPWYDIVTTAAGTTKVDMWRSRGSTPARALAWRLHPLPAAALKVATSLLSALSAIMAAPSHAVLDAIFSNSKYSHFFGICCD, from the exons ATGCCGtctgcgtcggcgtcggcgtcgagcCGTCAAG GGTGCGGGATGTGGGATGTCTGCCCATCCGCAACTACTGGAAGAACACGCTGGCAGCGAGCGTCTCCAAGAGCAAGGGAGGAGATGACGTTGCAGCTCAAGGGGGCCTCACTACCTGAAG GCCTGATAGTAGTTGCTTCAAATTTTAATATGAGTTGCCTGAAAATCACTG GCGGATCTGCCCCGGTGCACCGCACGCTGTGGTGGTGCATACGGCGCTGGCGGCCATGGTATGATATAGTGACAACCGCGGCCGGCACGACAAAGGTGGATATGTGGAGGAGCCGCGGAAGCACCCCTGCGCGTGCCCTCGCGTGGCGGCTCCACCCGCTGCCTGCTGCTGCCTTGAAAGTTGCAACGTCGCTGCTCTCTGCACTTTCAGCAATCATGGCAGCCCCAAGCCATGCTGTTCTCGATGCCATATTTTCTAATTCGAAATATTCGCATTTTTTTGGTATTTGCTGCGATTGA
- the LOC119322696 gene encoding uncharacterized protein LOC119322696 isoform X2 — protein MPSASASASSRQGCGMWDVCPSATTGRTRWQRASPRAREEMTLQLKGASLPEGGSAPVHRTLWWCIRRWRPWYDIVTTAAGTTKVDMWRSRGSTPARALAWRLHPLPAAALKVATSLLSALSAIMAAPSHAVLDAIFSNSKYSHFFGICCD, from the exons ATGCCGtctgcgtcggcgtcggcgtcgagcCGTCAAG GGTGCGGGATGTGGGATGTCTGCCCATCCGCAACTACTGGAAGAACACGCTGGCAGCGAGCGTCTCCAAGAGCAAGGGAGGAGATGACGTTGCAGCTCAAGGGGGCCTCACTACCTGAAG GCGGATCTGCCCCGGTGCACCGCACGCTGTGGTGGTGCATACGGCGCTGGCGGCCATGGTATGATATAGTGACAACCGCGGCCGGCACGACAAAGGTGGATATGTGGAGGAGCCGCGGAAGCACCCCTGCGCGTGCCCTCGCGTGGCGGCTCCACCCGCTGCCTGCTGCTGCCTTGAAAGTTGCAACGTCGCTGCTCTCTGCACTTTCAGCAATCATGGCAGCCCCAAGCCATGCTGTTCTCGATGCCATATTTTCTAATTCGAAATATTCGCATTTTTTTGGTATTTGCTGCGATTGA
- the LOC119322696 gene encoding uncharacterized protein LOC119322696 isoform X3: MPSASASASSRQGCGMWDVCPSATTGRTRWQRASPRAREEMTLQLKGASLPEDKAPRRKLLINGHCHVGVGGLRQRLPLQRWGLILPNPLQSFCKTVATEQALKNPRSG, from the exons ATGCCGtctgcgtcggcgtcggcgtcgagcCGTCAAG GGTGCGGGATGTGGGATGTCTGCCCATCCGCAACTACTGGAAGAACACGCTGGCAGCGAGCGTCTCCAAGAGCAAGGGAGGAGATGACGTTGCAGCTCAAGGGGGCCTCACTACCTGAAG ACAAGGCACCACGCAGGAAGCTTCTCATTAACGGGCACTGCCATGTGGGTGTGGGAGGTCTGCGGCAACGCCTTCCGCTACAGCGCTG gggtttaatcctccccaatccACTCCAATCTTTCTGCAAAACTGTTGCAACCGAACAGGCCCTAAAGAATCCAAGGTCAGGGTGA
- the LOC119322696 gene encoding uncharacterized protein LOC119322696 isoform X4 produces the protein MPSASASASSRQGCGMWDVCPSATTGRTRWQRASPRAREEMTLQLKGASLPEGLIVVASNFNMSCLKITGSFSLTGTAMWVWEVCGNAFRYSAGENI, from the exons ATGCCGtctgcgtcggcgtcggcgtcgagcCGTCAAG GGTGCGGGATGTGGGATGTCTGCCCATCCGCAACTACTGGAAGAACACGCTGGCAGCGAGCGTCTCCAAGAGCAAGGGAGGAGATGACGTTGCAGCTCAAGGGGGCCTCACTACCTGAAG GCCTGATAGTAGTTGCTTCAAATTTTAATATGAGTTGCCTGAAAATCACTG GAAGCTTCTCATTAACGGGCACTGCCATGTGGGTGTGGGAGGTCTGCGGCAACGCCTTCCGCTACAGCGCTGGTGAGAACATATAA
- the LOC119322696 gene encoding uncharacterized protein LOC119322696 isoform X6: MPSASASASSRQGCGMWDVCPSATTGRTRWQRASPRAREEMTLQLKGASLPEGSFSLTGTAMWVWEVCGNAFRYSAGV, from the exons ATGCCGtctgcgtcggcgtcggcgtcgagcCGTCAAG GGTGCGGGATGTGGGATGTCTGCCCATCCGCAACTACTGGAAGAACACGCTGGCAGCGAGCGTCTCCAAGAGCAAGGGAGGAGATGACGTTGCAGCTCAAGGGGGCCTCACTACCTGAAG GAAGCTTCTCATTAACGGGCACTGCCATGTGGGTGTGGGAGGTCTGCGGCAACGCCTTCCGCTACAGCGCTG gggtttaa
- the LOC119322696 gene encoding uncharacterized protein LOC119322696 isoform X5 translates to MPSASASASSRQGCGMWDVCPSATTGRTRWQRASPRAREEMTLQLKGASLPEGLIVVASNFNMSCLKITGSFSLTGTAMWVWEVCGNAFRYSAGV, encoded by the exons ATGCCGtctgcgtcggcgtcggcgtcgagcCGTCAAG GGTGCGGGATGTGGGATGTCTGCCCATCCGCAACTACTGGAAGAACACGCTGGCAGCGAGCGTCTCCAAGAGCAAGGGAGGAGATGACGTTGCAGCTCAAGGGGGCCTCACTACCTGAAG GCCTGATAGTAGTTGCTTCAAATTTTAATATGAGTTGCCTGAAAATCACTG GAAGCTTCTCATTAACGGGCACTGCCATGTGGGTGTGGGAGGTCTGCGGCAACGCCTTCCGCTACAGCGCTG gggtttaa